Below is a window of Candidatus Nitrosotenuis uzonensis DNA.
TCGAGGAGTTAAAGAAAAAGAAGGCGGCCGAAGCAAAGAAAAAAGCTGAAGATCTGAAAAAACAGACAATTAAAACACCTACCGCAAAAACGTCAGCCAGTAAATAATCGGGCTGCACCCACTACATTTTTCTTACTAGGACAAACCTTGATCTTTTCGGATCAATCTCCTCATGCATATTAACATCACTGATTATCTTCACCCTGTAGTTCAACCATCTGTTTTTCATATTTCTGCCAATCATTCTTGGAGGGCCTTTCTCAATTATATGGTCGTTTTCTGAGAACATTTCTATGTTCATGATGTATTTTTTTGACACCCTAAACAGCTCGTCCGTTGCTTTTTGCATGTGATCGTCTGCAAGATAGTTGAACACATTCCTTGTGAACACAAAATCAAAAGCACAGTCATCATGCGGTATGGATGTGATCGAGCCTACTTTGAGCTGCATATGTGGAAAATTCTTTCTTGCCTGCAATATCGCATGTTCGCTAGAGTCAATTCCGGCTACCTGCATTTTGTCCTCCAATAGACTCAGATCGTTTCCTGCACTGCACCCAACTTCAAGAACGCTTTGCGCCCTCAGTGAGACTGCCAAATCAGAGATAAACTTTGCCATCTCGTAGTTGTAATACTCTTTATGATTATGCGCATATTTTTCCCAGTATTGAGAATCTAGTGGCTGCATTTGCATGGAACCATTTTGGTATCAAATGTGCAGTCGTGCGGACCTTCTGACATTGAATCAGTTGGAATCTCCCTCATACACTCTGAGTGCCTTCCTTTTTTGCAAAACCAGCATATCTGGTCGCTTGTGCCGCCAACAGAACACGATTCCATGAATGTAATCATATGTACAAATCTAAAAACCTAGATGTACAAAAGCCAGTGCGAGAATCTCTGATCGTTGCCCATTGCAACATCCATGAACTCTTTTTGTAATCTTCTGGTAGTCTGTCCAATCTTGCCATTGCCGATGATCACATCATCTATTTGGGCCACAGATTTTACCTCCGCTGCTGTGCCTGTCATGAATATCTCATCCGCAGAATACAGATCGTCACGTTCAAGCTCACGCTCTGTGACTTCCTGCCCGCCGGCTCTTATTATCTGAATTACGCTGTCTCTTGTTATTCCGGCAAGGCATCCTGAGGAAAGCGGTGGGGTAAATATCTGACCATCCTTTACCACAAAGATATTCTCGGCACTTCCTTCAGCTATCTTGCCGTGATGGTTTAGCATTATTGCCTCGTCATAGCCGTTCTTGAGTGCTTCAACTCTTGCAAGGGCTGCATTAGCATAGTTTGATGCTGCCTTTGCCTGCATCGGTTGTGATCTGGAATCTATTCGAATCCAGCTTGAGATCTTGCATCGTGCACCTGATTCTTTGCCTGCCTTTGACTCACCCATCTTCCATTCCCAGCACGCTATTGCAACGTCGACCTTGTTCGGTGTTGGAGTAAGCCCCATGGTGCCATACCCATAATATGCAATAGGTCTGATGTAGCATTCCCTAAGGCCGCTTGCCTTTACAGTCTTTACTATGGCATCTGTTATCTGTTCTTTTGAGAACTCCATCTTCATAGAATACAGCTTGGCTGACCTGAAGAATCGTTCCACGTGTTCTGGCAGCCTGAATATTGCCGAACCGCTTGGTGTATCATAACACCTTATTCCTTCAAAGATCGCAGTAGAATAGTGTAACGCGTGAGTCAATACATGCACTTTGGCATTCTTGAAAGGCACAAGCTTGCCGTTCATCCATATCTTGCCTACTTCCTTCATAGAAGGTTGGATGGATCGCACTAATTTATAGAATTACCGCTGTTTTTGGGTGCGTCAACTACATATTCGGACAGGATACATACAATACATGGAACCAGCACTCATGTTTGCGGCAGCGGCCATGGTGGTAATAGGTCTAGTTGGCCAAGGCTTTGAGATGCGAAAAATCAGGAAATCCATTACAACGGACGAGCAGCTAAGCTCAAAGAACGTATTTGTAGATAGGCGCAACCTCAAATGGTACGCAATAATCGGCGCAGGTCTAATTTTGTACTATTTTGGCGGCGGAAGCCAAGTCTAGGAAATCCGTGCCTAGCTTGTTCGAATCGAAAAGACAGATTCAGGCGTGATCTAGAGACTATATAGATCAGGTCTAAATATAGCGGCGATCAATAATATGTAGCGCGTGTTTTGGGTAACGCCGGACTGATTCTAGATAATGAGTCCAAGAACAAACCCAGCGTGGCTCTCTTGGGATTACCCAGAGAAGCCATATGCGATTTGTGCTGGATTCAGACGAAGGTTATCTTGACCCTCTCTGAATGAACAGCGCGAATCGCCTTTTCAATATTATCATGCGAGTCGTCTGTTACTATGATGACGCGTGATGTCTCCTCCTGTGCGTCCATGTTCAGTATGTTGATTCCAGCCTCACCTATCCTTGAGCTTGCCTTTGAGACTATCTGTTGTACACGCCACATCTCATCGCCTATGAGCGTCACTACTCCTCGGTTGTAAGTTATGGTTGCAAGCGAGTCAAAGCCTAACACATACCGCTCATTTCTTTTGACATAATCTGCATCCAAAAACAAGATTCTGGTAAACTCGATGTCATCCTTTGTGTATGGGGACAGTATGACAAATTCAGAGTATCTTTTGTCCTTCTCAAGGGATTCCAGCAGTCTTTCCGCAGATCTGCTCTCTATTCTTAGTATGGCGCAGTTTTTCTTGCCAGTGACTATCTTGAGCGGGTGTCCATTATGCCCTTCAAGCTTGCGCTTTATGGTGGTTGTCTTTTGTGGGTCTTTCATGTTTGTGATTATTATTGGCATGTCAACACCGTTCTCAAGAATCTCCTTTATTGCTATGGGATCGAGGATCTTCATGCCGAACATTCCTGCAATTCTTGCCTCGTTGTATGATAGATGTGTGATATCGTCAAGTCCTTCACTCACCACTCTGGGATCAGCCGAGACCACGGCGCTGTCTTTTTCAAAATCTATGCTTACATTGTATTTTTTGTGGAATAAAATCCCGATATCAGCAGCAGTCCTGTCAGTACCTCCACGCTCATATGTGGTCTCTATTCCGTCTACGGTCTTTCCGATAAAGCCGCCTATTGAGACTACATCGTTTTTGCGTACCATCTCCTCCATCGGCTCAAGACGCTTTTGTGATTCTGAGGCAAGAAAATTAGTTGATTCTATGTTGTTATCGGTAATTATGGGCCAAATGTCGTATCCTACCACATCGCATTTTATGCCGCCGCTCTTTAGGATATAGTTCATCACATGCGACATTAATATCTCGCCTGAGAAGGCAAGCGCTCTTGATCGCACTTCATCTGCAAATGATTTTCGCTCAACTGCCTCCTCAAAGGCCGACTGTGATTTCTCAAGCATGGAATCAATTGTTTTGGCGCATTCCTGCTTGTACTGCTCTGATACATAATTGAGCAGCCTGTCGTACGAGTTTCTAAATCCCGACATGTCGGGTCTGAGTCCTTCCTCGGCCTTTTTGCCTATGTGCAAGGCAAGGTCGGTCAACGATTTTCTTTTCCCCTCATGTATGGTAAGCGGGGCTGAAAACACTGCTATGACCTTGGAATCTTTTTTCAATTCGCTTATGCGGTCTACTATTCCAGTAACAAACTCCCCGTCAATTCCGCTTGCACTTCCCCCAAACTTGGCAACAACTAGTTTTTCCAAACAGCAGATTTCCCAAATCTTATTCCGCTTTTAAGTATTCGTCATAGTCTGTTTGATCACTTGCCATGCCTTTTGCGCCCCACTAGTCCCCGTTCTGTGGCGCGGCTCGTTTAGCTTTTTCAGTATGAGCTCTTCAAGTCTGAAG
It encodes the following:
- a CDS encoding class I SAM-dependent methyltransferase, which encodes MQPLDSQYWEKYAHNHKEYYNYEMAKFISDLAVSLRAQSVLEVGCSAGNDLSLLEDKMQVAGIDSSEHAILQARKNFPHMQLKVGSITSIPHDDCAFDFVFTRNVFNYLADDHMQKATDELFRVSKKYIMNIEMFSENDHIIEKGPPRMIGRNMKNRWLNYRVKIISDVNMHEEIDPKRSRFVLVRKM
- a CDS encoding branched-chain amino acid transaminase, yielding MKEVGKIWMNGKLVPFKNAKVHVLTHALHYSTAIFEGIRCYDTPSGSAIFRLPEHVERFFRSAKLYSMKMEFSKEQITDAIVKTVKASGLRECYIRPIAYYGYGTMGLTPTPNKVDVAIACWEWKMGESKAGKESGARCKISSWIRIDSRSQPMQAKAASNYANAALARVEALKNGYDEAIMLNHHGKIAEGSAENIFVVKDGQIFTPPLSSGCLAGITRDSVIQIIRAGGQEVTERELERDDLYSADEIFMTGTAAEVKSVAQIDDVIIGNGKIGQTTRRLQKEFMDVAMGNDQRFSHWLLYI
- a CDS encoding aspartate kinase gives rise to the protein MEKLVVAKFGGSASGIDGEFVTGIVDRISELKKDSKVIAVFSAPLTIHEGKRKSLTDLALHIGKKAEEGLRPDMSGFRNSYDRLLNYVSEQYKQECAKTIDSMLEKSQSAFEEAVERKSFADEVRSRALAFSGEILMSHVMNYILKSGGIKCDVVGYDIWPIITDNNIESTNFLASESQKRLEPMEEMVRKNDVVSIGGFIGKTVDGIETTYERGGTDRTAADIGILFHKKYNVSIDFEKDSAVVSADPRVVSEGLDDITHLSYNEARIAGMFGMKILDPIAIKEILENGVDMPIIITNMKDPQKTTTIKRKLEGHNGHPLKIVTGKKNCAILRIESRSAERLLESLEKDKRYSEFVILSPYTKDDIEFTRILFLDADYVKRNERYVLGFDSLATITYNRGVVTLIGDEMWRVQQIVSKASSRIGEAGINILNMDAQEETSRVIIVTDDSHDNIEKAIRAVHSERVKITFV